The Agromyces mariniharenae genome includes a window with the following:
- a CDS encoding glycine--tRNA ligase, whose translation MAAPSRLESVIALAQHRGFVFQAGEIYGGSRSAWDYGPLGVELKENIKRQWWRTMVTSRADVVGLDSSVILPKQVWVASGHVGVFTDPLVECLHCHKRFREDHLLEHYEAKKGHAPENGMADIVCPNCGTRGQWTPPRDFNMMLQTFLGPVQDESGLHYLRPETAQGIFTNFANVLQASRLKPPFGIGQIGKSFRNEITPGNFIFRTREFEQMEMEFFVEPGTDDEWFQYWVDQRWNWYIDLGIDPENLRLFEHPKDKLSHYSKRTIDIEYRFGFQGGDWGELEGVANRTDFDLSTHTEHSGKDLSYFDQSKNERWVPYVIEPAAGLTRSLMAFLVDAYDVEEVPNAKGGTDSRTVLRLDPRLAPVKAAVLPLSRNERLSPLARDIAASLRKHWNVDFDDAGAIGRRYRRQDEIGTPFCVTVDFDSLDDNAVTVRERDSMGQDRVPIAELEGYLAARLIGA comes from the coding sequence GTGGCCGCACCCAGCCGTCTCGAGTCCGTCATCGCCCTCGCCCAGCACCGGGGCTTCGTCTTCCAGGCCGGCGAGATCTACGGCGGTTCCCGGTCCGCGTGGGACTACGGACCCCTCGGCGTCGAGCTGAAGGAGAACATCAAGCGCCAGTGGTGGCGCACCATGGTGACGAGTCGCGCCGACGTCGTCGGGCTCGACTCGAGCGTCATCCTCCCCAAGCAGGTGTGGGTGGCATCCGGCCACGTCGGCGTCTTCACCGACCCGCTCGTCGAGTGCCTGCACTGCCACAAGCGCTTCCGCGAGGACCACCTCCTCGAGCACTACGAGGCGAAGAAGGGCCACGCCCCCGAGAACGGCATGGCCGACATCGTGTGCCCGAACTGCGGGACCCGCGGCCAGTGGACGCCGCCGCGCGACTTCAACATGATGCTGCAGACGTTCCTCGGCCCCGTGCAGGACGAGTCGGGCCTGCACTACCTGCGCCCCGAGACCGCGCAGGGCATCTTCACGAACTTCGCGAACGTGCTGCAGGCGTCGCGGCTCAAGCCGCCGTTCGGCATCGGCCAGATCGGCAAGTCGTTCCGCAACGAGATCACGCCGGGCAACTTCATCTTCCGCACGCGCGAGTTCGAGCAGATGGAGATGGAGTTCTTCGTCGAGCCCGGCACCGACGACGAGTGGTTCCAGTACTGGGTCGACCAGCGCTGGAACTGGTACATCGACCTCGGCATCGACCCCGAGAACCTCCGGCTCTTCGAGCACCCGAAGGACAAGCTCTCGCACTACTCGAAGCGCACGATCGACATCGAGTACCGCTTCGGCTTCCAGGGCGGCGACTGGGGCGAGCTCGAGGGCGTCGCGAACCGCACCGACTTCGACCTGTCGACGCACACCGAGCACTCCGGCAAGGACCTCTCGTACTTCGACCAGTCGAAGAACGAGCGCTGGGTCCCCTACGTGATCGAGCCCGCGGCGGGCCTCACACGCTCGCTCATGGCGTTCCTCGTCGACGCGTACGACGTCGAGGAGGTGCCGAACGCGAAGGGCGGCACCGACAGCCGCACCGTGCTGCGCCTCGACCCGCGCCTCGCGCCCGTGAAGGCCGCCGTGCTCCCGCTGAGCCGCAACGAGCGCCTCTCGCCGCTCGCCCGCGACATCGCCGCCTCGCTGCGCAAGCACTGGAACGTCGACTTCGACGACGCCGGTGCGATCGGCCGCCGCTACCGCCGCCAGGACGAGATCGGCACCCCGTTCTGCGTCACGGTCGACTTCGACTCGCTCGACGACAACGCGGTGACGGTGCGCGAGCGCGACTCCATGGGCCAGGACCGCGTGCCGATCGCGGAGCTCGAGGGGTACCTCGCGGCGCGCCTGATCGGCGCGTAG
- a CDS encoding NUDIX domain-containing protein — MSQLPALLVAAIALVRDRRVLMVTARDRDVHYMPGGKIDRGESAAEAAAREAFEEVALELDPDGLVELFEVVVQAHGEPEGRLVRMRVFRAETDAAPAASAEVGELHWVTTADVDRCPPAGAEVLRRLAASGVID; from the coding sequence ATGTCCCAGCTGCCCGCCCTGCTCGTCGCCGCGATCGCGCTCGTGCGCGACCGCCGCGTGCTCATGGTCACCGCGCGCGACCGCGACGTGCACTACATGCCGGGCGGCAAGATCGACCGAGGCGAGTCCGCCGCCGAGGCGGCCGCCCGCGAGGCGTTCGAGGAAGTGGCCCTCGAGCTGGATCCCGACGGACTCGTCGAGCTCTTCGAGGTGGTCGTGCAGGCGCACGGCGAGCCCGAGGGTCGGCTCGTGCGCATGCGGGTGTTCCGAGCCGAGACGGATGCCGCGCCCGCCGCCTCGGCGGAGGTCGGCGAGCTGCACTGGGTCACGACGGCCGACGTCGACCGCTGCCCGCCCGCCGGCGCCGAGGTGCTGCGTCGGCTCGCGGCATCCGGCGTCATCGACTGA
- a CDS encoding alpha-hydroxy-acid oxidizing protein, with translation MGEAQRGYARVVQSEVYRAGVGGAKPAVPVDHAALEQAARKAISAEAFAYLAGGAGGEATMAANRAAFSRWQVWPRVLRDVAARDLSIELLGRRRATPFILSPIGVAELAHADADVAVGRAASELDVPYVLSNQASRPMEEVAAAMGAGSRWFQLYWSRSDELNASFLRRAEAVGCEAVVVTLDTHLLGWRTRDLDAAFLPFTRGQGIAQYTSDPVFAELVRDRVARSTGPGERPRVTPTLLRSAFSIARSAVGTRLVDGGVRDALRSPLPRAAVETFLDVFSDPSLTWDDLARLREWTSLPVLLKGVLHPDDASRALDHGVDGIVVSNHGGRQVDRSVATLDALPAIVERVAGSVPIVLDSGIRGGADAVIALSLGATAVGIGRPYAYGLAVAGQEGVREVVRNHIAELDLTLGLAGHRSVAELGPETLRAAG, from the coding sequence ATGGGCGAAGCGCAGCGCGGGTACGCACGGGTCGTGCAGTCGGAGGTGTACCGGGCGGGCGTCGGCGGCGCGAAGCCGGCCGTGCCGGTCGACCACGCGGCGCTCGAGCAGGCGGCCCGCAAGGCGATCTCGGCCGAGGCGTTCGCCTACCTGGCGGGCGGAGCGGGCGGCGAGGCGACCATGGCGGCGAACCGCGCGGCGTTCTCGCGCTGGCAGGTCTGGCCGCGCGTCCTCCGCGACGTCGCCGCGCGCGACCTCTCGATCGAGCTGCTCGGGCGGCGTCGCGCGACCCCGTTCATCCTGTCGCCCATCGGCGTCGCCGAGCTCGCGCACGCCGATGCCGACGTGGCCGTCGGGCGTGCGGCATCCGAGCTCGACGTGCCCTACGTGCTCTCGAACCAGGCGTCGCGGCCCATGGAGGAGGTCGCCGCCGCGATGGGGGCGGGCTCGCGGTGGTTCCAGCTGTACTGGAGCCGCTCCGACGAGCTCAACGCGTCGTTCCTGCGCCGTGCGGAGGCGGTCGGCTGCGAGGCCGTCGTCGTGACCCTCGACACCCACCTGCTCGGCTGGCGCACCCGCGACCTCGACGCGGCGTTCCTGCCGTTCACGCGCGGCCAGGGCATCGCGCAGTACACGAGCGACCCCGTCTTCGCCGAGCTCGTGCGCGACCGCGTCGCTCGCAGCACCGGGCCCGGGGAACGGCCGAGGGTCACGCCGACGCTGCTCCGGTCAGCGTTCTCCATCGCACGCTCGGCCGTCGGCACGCGGCTCGTCGACGGCGGCGTGCGCGACGCCCTGCGCTCGCCGCTGCCGCGCGCCGCGGTGGAGACGTTCCTCGACGTGTTCTCCGACCCGAGCCTCACGTGGGACGACCTCGCCCGCCTGCGCGAATGGACGTCGTTGCCCGTGCTCCTGAAGGGCGTGCTGCATCCCGACGACGCGAGCCGGGCCCTCGACCACGGCGTGGACGGCATCGTCGTGTCGAACCACGGCGGGCGCCAGGTCGACCGCTCGGTCGCGACGCTCGACGCGCTCCCCGCGATCGTCGAACGCGTCGCCGGCAGCGTGCCGATCGTGCTCGACAGCGGCATCCGGGGCGGCGCCGACGCCGTCATCGCGCTCTCGCTCGGCGCGACGGCCGTCGGCATCGGACGCCCGTACGCCTACGGGCTCGCCGTCGCCGGGCAGGAGGGCGTGCGCGAGGTCGTGCGCAACCACATCGCCGAGCTCGACCTCACGCTGGGCCTCGCGGGTCACCGCTCGGTCGCCGAGCTGGGTCCCGAGACGCTGCGGGCCGCCGGCTGA
- a CDS encoding alpha/beta fold hydrolase — MAPTREFRRGEDVVVIHESGRPDGPDYVLVHGLGMAHDYWAELAGVLEATGTVHALDLPGFGDAPQPREPLSMPAAGELLAELLVAEGIDRPVLVGHSTGAQVVAETAAQHPDLVDRLVLIAPTVNPRERTLGKQTLRFLQDIALVHPKALGWGIALYAKAGPRWYAANLRPMLEHRIELILPEISAPTLVVRGEHDRVVPREWAEEVARLVPDGRYVEVPGRGHETMIRAGRRVGELIVRHAQGLPAGRPVSLVEAPGAAAPHLGVPAALGVMARDYAFAGWHQLAVFGAGREPAGWRHGDPDKPQVVLLPGVYEHWSFLRPLGDALHAAGHRVVVVHGMRANRRPIAETAARVAKALARSAPPPAGRVIVAHSKGGLIGKHVLIDDEGAALGVRGVVAICTPFAGARRARLFGDPSIRALLPSDETIVMLGDAASVNARIVSVFGTFDPHVPDGSALEGATNVQVPVAGHFRVLAAPETLEAVHEGIALLTQDPTRSDAVDLAEPSGPASPQ; from the coding sequence ATGGCGCCGACCCGCGAGTTCCGCCGCGGCGAGGACGTCGTCGTGATCCACGAGTCGGGCCGGCCCGACGGACCCGACTACGTGCTCGTGCACGGCCTCGGCATGGCGCACGACTACTGGGCGGAGCTCGCCGGCGTGCTCGAGGCCACCGGCACGGTGCATGCGCTCGACCTGCCCGGCTTCGGCGACGCGCCCCAGCCCCGCGAGCCGTTGAGCATGCCGGCGGCTGGCGAGCTCCTCGCCGAGCTGCTCGTGGCCGAGGGCATCGACCGGCCGGTGCTCGTGGGCCACTCGACGGGCGCGCAGGTCGTCGCCGAGACGGCGGCGCAGCATCCCGACCTCGTCGACCGGCTCGTGCTCATCGCGCCGACCGTGAACCCGCGCGAGCGTACGCTCGGGAAGCAGACCCTGCGGTTCCTGCAGGACATCGCCCTGGTGCATCCGAAGGCCCTCGGCTGGGGCATCGCCCTCTACGCGAAGGCGGGCCCGCGCTGGTATGCCGCGAACCTCCGGCCGATGCTCGAGCATCGCATCGAGCTCATCCTCCCCGAGATCTCGGCGCCGACGCTCGTCGTCCGCGGCGAGCACGACCGCGTCGTGCCGCGGGAGTGGGCGGAGGAAGTCGCCCGGCTCGTGCCCGACGGGCGGTACGTCGAGGTGCCGGGCCGCGGGCACGAGACCATGATCCGGGCCGGCCGTCGCGTCGGCGAGCTGATCGTGCGGCACGCGCAGGGGCTGCCGGCCGGACGTCCGGTGTCGCTCGTCGAGGCGCCCGGGGCCGCGGCGCCGCACCTCGGGGTGCCGGCCGCGCTCGGCGTGATGGCCCGGGACTACGCGTTCGCGGGATGGCACCAGCTCGCCGTCTTCGGCGCCGGGCGGGAACCGGCCGGATGGCGCCACGGCGACCCCGACAAGCCGCAGGTCGTGCTGCTGCCCGGCGTGTACGAGCACTGGTCGTTCCTGCGCCCCCTCGGCGACGCGCTGCACGCGGCCGGACACCGCGTCGTCGTCGTGCACGGCATGCGCGCGAACCGGCGTCCGATCGCCGAGACCGCCGCGCGCGTCGCGAAGGCGCTCGCCCGGTCGGCACCGCCGCCGGCCGGACGCGTGATCGTGGCGCACAGCAAGGGCGGGCTCATCGGCAAGCACGTGCTCATCGACGACGAGGGCGCGGCGCTCGGCGTGCGCGGGGTCGTGGCGATCTGCACGCCGTTCGCGGGCGCGCGGCGCGCGCGGCTGTTCGGGGATCCGAGCATCCGGGCGCTGCTGCCGAGCGACGAGACGATCGTGATGCTCGGGGACGCGGCATCCGTGAACGCGCGCATCGTCTCGGTGTTCGGCACGTTCGACCCGCACGTGCCCGACGGCAGCGCGCTCGAGGGCGCGACGAACGTGCAGGTGCCGGTCGCGGGCCACTTCCGCGTGCTCGCCGCGCCCGAGACGCTCGAGGCGGTGCACGAGGGCATCGCGCTGCTCACGCAGGACCCGACCCGCTCCGACGCCGTCGACCTCGCCGAACCCTCGGGGCCGGCGTCCCCTCAGTGA
- a CDS encoding alpha/beta hydrolase yields the protein MWNFLLDVNIVDGPFLYTVYAIAAAVFIYLLGRGPGWSWVLTVIVVLIVGALVGAGILWVSVNVLGAIPGPILPEVWFWVAGAFAGCALAIWNLWYSRWWRKLIAILAVPIFSLTALFGINAAYGIDRTLGALLGISTAGTIDLDDPSASPSADPTEPLYLTWTPPAGMPAQGRVGTPEGGVPNTQSGFAARDAELYLPPAALVDDPPRLPLVIMMMGQPGDPDASFIAQVLDDFASRNEGLAPIALVVDQLGDPNVDPLCLDTSMGNVETYVMQDVVPWAKSHLDVLQGPQFTTVAGYSNGGQCAAYFGAKYPEVFGNLLAVSPTEYQGAEQPANVLASVFNGDQAAYDAVKPTTIMALKAPYPDSVAIFTIGANDGTFAPGAQRLSDAAAQAGMQTTFYVVPDADHGVSGLLGGLEKGFEVLYPRLGLAAP from the coding sequence GTGTGGAACTTCCTGCTTGACGTCAACATCGTCGACGGACCGTTCCTGTACACGGTGTACGCCATCGCCGCCGCCGTGTTCATCTACCTGCTCGGCCGCGGCCCCGGCTGGTCGTGGGTGCTCACCGTCATCGTCGTCCTGATCGTCGGCGCCCTCGTCGGCGCGGGCATCCTCTGGGTCAGCGTGAACGTGCTGGGGGCGATCCCCGGGCCGATCCTGCCCGAAGTGTGGTTCTGGGTGGCCGGTGCCTTCGCGGGCTGCGCGCTCGCCATCTGGAACCTCTGGTACTCCCGTTGGTGGCGCAAGCTGATCGCGATCCTCGCGGTGCCGATCTTCTCGCTCACGGCGCTCTTCGGCATCAACGCCGCCTACGGCATCGACCGCACGCTCGGCGCCCTCCTCGGCATCTCGACGGCGGGCACGATCGACCTCGACGACCCGAGCGCCAGCCCGTCGGCCGACCCGACGGAACCGCTCTACCTCACGTGGACGCCGCCGGCCGGCATGCCCGCGCAGGGGCGCGTCGGCACGCCCGAGGGCGGCGTGCCGAACACGCAGTCGGGGTTCGCCGCGCGCGACGCCGAGCTGTACCTGCCGCCCGCGGCGCTCGTCGACGATCCGCCACGGCTGCCGCTCGTGATCATGATGATGGGCCAGCCCGGCGATCCCGACGCCTCGTTCATCGCGCAGGTGCTCGACGACTTCGCATCGCGGAATGAGGGCCTCGCGCCGATCGCACTCGTCGTCGACCAGCTCGGCGACCCGAACGTCGATCCGCTCTGCCTCGACACCTCGATGGGGAACGTCGAGACCTACGTGATGCAGGACGTGGTGCCGTGGGCGAAGTCGCACCTCGACGTGCTGCAGGGCCCGCAGTTCACGACCGTGGCAGGTTACTCGAACGGCGGGCAGTGCGCCGCGTACTTCGGCGCGAAGTACCCCGAGGTGTTCGGAAACCTCCTCGCCGTGTCGCCCACCGAGTACCAGGGCGCGGAGCAGCCGGCGAACGTGCTGGCCTCCGTCTTCAACGGCGACCAGGCGGCCTACGACGCCGTGAAGCCGACGACGATCATGGCCCTGAAGGCGCCGTACCCGGACTCGGTGGCGATCTTCACGATCGGCGCGAACGACGGCACGTTCGCGCCGGGCGCGCAACGGCTGTCGGATGCCGCGGCGCAGGCCGGCATGCAGACGACCTTCTACGTGGTGCCCGACGCCGACCACGGCGTCAGCGGCCTGCTCGGCGGACTCGAGAAGGGATTCGAGGTGCTCTACCCACGACTCGGATTGGCGGCCCCGTGA
- a CDS encoding phosphatidylglycerol lysyltransferase domain-containing protein, whose product MTETDPAITDVEPKGRLRTTGEALAGFARRVPFSIAFAVLLLVTSIVTGTIVGEASDATANAWAAGVVTTIDGAQWWTVVTALFIPFDPFQLVFGVVLSFLLLGIAERRMGTWRAIVAFLVTGVLGVAIGTWLQWIGSLFGEWWATGTAADLTLDPLAGIVGALITSTAFMGVLWRRRIRIVTFAFILVFVLYDGDSSNVYRLIAGIVGLFLGALLSRDASTLRARRSSHAETRTLVAAVVAVTAIGPVVAFVNRTELTPFGFGSYLYDDDPVDIDVVISQCGAAASAVGDECLKQLAVLSSQGFGMFLLSFVPVLLLLLAAWGLRSGRRFARWLAISVNVAILLFARTAFDVTVTTADVESGAWTVFDIGELIVWALAVLALPIGIIVMLTVTRRHFQVRSPRGSFARFVTTVVVSFVVLAAAYYAIGFATLGEYWPAATPVDLLVDTLKRFVPPHFLAVVDPIVIPAHDLTSIAYQLIGPLFWAIFIVAAIRLMRHTRAELGFADRLKLRTIIRRNGGGTLGFMGTWPGNVPWFSADGESAVAYRVINGIAITMSDPICRPEEAGRVIREFTAFCDANSWVPVFYSVHPQYLAVFEELGWQHMSVGEETLVRTTGLELTGKPWQKVRQALNRGIKEGMTTVWTTWDELPRPTVAEITAISEEWVSEKELPEMGFTLGGMDELKDPDVRLMLAVGPDGRLQAITSWLPVYRDGDVVGWTIDFMRRTDHSMNGIMEFLIASAALHMKEEGQEVLSLSGAPLAAKPLAPGEEPPEPTAMTRLLEFLGRTLEPAYGFSSLFRFKAKFNPEYETISMAYPDPLALPTIGVAIGRAYLPEVSPKEAVALVRTLTK is encoded by the coding sequence GTGACCGAGACCGATCCCGCGATCACCGACGTCGAGCCGAAGGGCCGGCTCCGCACCACGGGCGAGGCGCTCGCAGGCTTCGCTCGGCGCGTGCCCTTCAGCATCGCGTTCGCGGTGCTGCTGCTCGTCACCTCCATCGTCACCGGCACGATCGTCGGCGAGGCATCGGATGCCACGGCGAACGCCTGGGCGGCCGGGGTCGTCACGACGATCGACGGGGCGCAGTGGTGGACCGTCGTGACTGCCCTGTTCATCCCGTTCGACCCGTTCCAGCTCGTGTTCGGCGTCGTCCTGTCGTTCCTGCTGCTCGGCATCGCCGAGCGGCGCATGGGCACGTGGCGCGCGATCGTCGCGTTCCTCGTCACGGGCGTGCTCGGGGTCGCGATCGGCACGTGGCTGCAGTGGATCGGGTCGCTCTTCGGCGAGTGGTGGGCGACCGGCACGGCGGCCGACCTCACGCTCGACCCGCTCGCGGGCATCGTCGGCGCGCTCATCACCTCGACGGCGTTCATGGGCGTGCTGTGGCGTCGCCGCATCCGGATCGTGACGTTCGCGTTCATCCTCGTGTTCGTGCTCTACGACGGCGACTCCTCGAACGTCTACCGGCTCATTGCAGGGATCGTCGGACTGTTCCTCGGAGCACTGCTTTCGCGCGACGCGTCGACCCTGCGTGCCCGCCGCAGCTCGCACGCCGAGACCCGCACGCTCGTCGCGGCCGTCGTCGCGGTGACGGCGATCGGTCCGGTCGTCGCGTTCGTCAACCGCACGGAGCTCACGCCGTTCGGGTTCGGCTCGTACCTCTACGACGACGACCCGGTGGACATCGACGTGGTGATCTCGCAGTGCGGGGCCGCGGCATCCGCCGTCGGCGACGAGTGCCTGAAGCAGCTCGCGGTGCTCAGCTCGCAGGGCTTCGGGATGTTCCTCCTGTCGTTCGTGCCGGTGCTGCTGCTCCTGCTCGCGGCGTGGGGCCTGCGCTCCGGCCGTCGGTTCGCCCGCTGGCTCGCGATCTCGGTGAACGTGGCGATCCTGCTGTTCGCCCGCACGGCGTTCGACGTGACCGTCACGACCGCCGACGTGGAGAGCGGCGCGTGGACGGTGTTCGACATCGGCGAGCTGATCGTCTGGGCGCTGGCGGTGCTCGCGCTGCCGATCGGCATCATCGTGATGCTCACGGTGACCCGGCGGCACTTCCAGGTCCGTTCGCCGCGCGGTTCGTTCGCGCGGTTCGTGACCACGGTCGTCGTGTCGTTCGTGGTGCTCGCGGCCGCGTATTACGCCATCGGGTTCGCGACCCTCGGCGAGTACTGGCCGGCGGCGACCCCGGTCGACCTCCTCGTCGACACGCTCAAGCGGTTCGTGCCGCCGCACTTCCTCGCCGTGGTCGACCCGATCGTGATCCCGGCGCACGACCTCACGAGCATCGCCTACCAGCTGATCGGGCCGCTGTTCTGGGCGATCTTCATCGTGGCCGCGATCCGGCTGATGCGGCACACGCGCGCCGAGCTCGGCTTCGCCGACCGCCTGAAGCTGCGCACGATCATCCGGCGCAACGGCGGTGGCACGCTCGGCTTCATGGGCACGTGGCCCGGCAACGTGCCGTGGTTCAGCGCGGACGGCGAGTCGGCGGTGGCGTACCGCGTCATCAACGGGATCGCGATCACGATGTCCGACCCCATCTGCCGGCCCGAGGAGGCCGGTCGCGTCATCCGCGAGTTCACCGCGTTCTGCGACGCGAACAGCTGGGTGCCCGTGTTCTACAGCGTGCACCCGCAGTACCTGGCCGTGTTCGAGGAGCTCGGCTGGCAGCACATGTCGGTGGGCGAGGAGACGCTCGTGCGCACGACCGGCCTCGAGCTCACGGGCAAGCCGTGGCAGAAGGTGCGGCAGGCGCTGAACCGCGGCATCAAGGAGGGCATGACCACGGTCTGGACGACGTGGGACGAGCTCCCCCGGCCGACCGTCGCCGAGATCACCGCGATCTCCGAGGAGTGGGTGTCCGAGAAGGAGCTGCCGGAGATGGGCTTCACGCTCGGCGGCATGGACGAGCTGAAGGACCCCGACGTGCGCCTCATGCTCGCGGTCGGGCCCGACGGGCGCCTGCAGGCGATCACGAGCTGGTTGCCGGTGTACCGCGACGGCGACGTCGTCGGCTGGACGATCGACTTCATGCGGCGCACCGACCACAGCATGAACGGCATCATGGAGTTCCTCATCGCGTCGGCCGCCCTGCACATGAAGGAGGAGGGCCAAGAGGTGCTGAGCCTCTCGGGTGCTCCGCTCGCCGCGAAGCCGCTCGCCCCCGGCGAAGAGCCGCCCGAGCCGACCGCGATGACCCGCCTGCTCGAGTTCCTCGGACGCACGCTCGAGCCCGCCTACGGCTTCTCGTCGCTGTTCCGGTTCAAGGCCAAGTTCAATCCCGAGTACGAGACCATCTCGATGGCCTACCCCGACCCGCTCGCGCTGCCGACCATCGGCGTGGCGATCGGACGCGCCTACCTGCCCGAGGTCTCGCCGAAGGAGGCGGTCGCGCTCGTGCGGACGCTGACGAAGTAG